From a region of the Flavobacterium sediminilitoris genome:
- a CDS encoding radical SAM protein has translation MKCNSLVLKIASRCNLNCKYCYMYNMEDKSFELQPRFMSNEIVDSIIIKTFNHCISNNVKEFLFAFHGGEPLLQKPDFFKYFVNKCKSIFSNKVTIFFTIQTNGTLITKEIASLFNDLEIQIGISIDGIREINDENRLYKNNKSSFDDVLLGIKNAFDFKFHKNTLGILSVINLENNPLEFYDFLKEIKIKNFDLLFPYNSYDNLPKSYKVNDINHTPYADWLIKLFNIWYLDSNIDRPNIRMFNGFIECFFGGEYPNDLFGNYKNGLLVIETNGDIEAVDYLKACGQNFTKTDLNILKNEISDSINSELINLYYHSHNKLNSKCNQCNVKEICGGGNLVSRYSKTNGFDNASFLCSDFLKLILFIQNITYSNLPKDLLDENNIEISSFEKEHLIINSLSNKQYDKYLTSFKSIKS, from the coding sequence ATGAAATGTAACTCTTTAGTATTAAAAATAGCAAGTAGATGTAATTTAAACTGTAAGTACTGTTATATGTATAACATGGAAGATAAATCATTTGAGTTACAACCAAGATTTATGTCAAATGAAATTGTCGATTCAATAATTATTAAAACATTTAATCACTGTATTAGCAATAATGTTAAAGAATTCTTATTTGCATTTCATGGTGGGGAACCATTATTACAAAAACCAGATTTTTTTAAATACTTCGTAAATAAATGCAAATCTATTTTTTCTAATAAAGTAACTATCTTTTTTACAATTCAAACAAATGGCACCCTAATAACAAAAGAAATTGCTTCATTATTTAATGATCTAGAAATTCAAATAGGAATAAGTATTGACGGCATAAGAGAAATAAATGATGAGAATCGTTTATATAAAAATAATAAAAGTTCCTTTGATGATGTATTATTAGGAATAAAAAATGCATTTGACTTTAAATTTCATAAAAATACATTAGGAATTCTTTCTGTAATAAATTTAGAAAACAATCCTTTAGAATTTTATGATTTTTTAAAAGAAATTAAAATAAAAAACTTTGATTTATTATTTCCATACAATAGTTATGATAATTTACCCAAATCATATAAGGTAAATGATATAAATCACACACCATATGCAGATTGGCTAATAAAACTTTTTAACATCTGGTATTTAGATAGTAATATAGATAGACCAAATATAAGAATGTTTAATGGATTTATCGAATGCTTTTTTGGCGGTGAATATCCTAATGATTTATTTGGTAATTATAAAAATGGATTATTGGTCATTGAGACAAATGGTGATATTGAAGCCGTTGATTATTTAAAAGCTTGTGGTCAAAATTTCACAAAAACAGATTTAAATATTTTAAAAAATGAAATATCTGATTCTATTAATTCTGAACTCATAAACCTATATTATCACTCCCATAACAAACTAAATTCAAAATGTAACCAATGTAATGTTAAAGAAATCTGCGGAGGAGGTAACTTAGTTTCTAGATATAGTAAAACAAATGGTTTTGACAACGCTTCTTTTCTATGTAGCGATTTTTTAAAACTAATTCTATTTATTCAAAATATAACATATTCTAATTTACCTAAAGATTTATTAGATGAAAATAACATAGAAATTTCTTCCTTTGAAAAAGAACATCTCATTATCAATAGCTTATCAAATAAACAGTACGATAAATACCTAACTTCATTTAAAAGCATCAAATCATGA
- a CDS encoding outer membrane beta-barrel family protein, translating to MKIKTLTLIIFLLIAFNINGQIKITGQIHSNENIPVPFAEIILVSKDSIPLKSELSDENGMFTIESERESFILQIRQIGDILYNKEFQMSSNSNIGIIKINTTKSLQEVVVTFKKKLIERKVDRLVFNIENSVSASGGDGLEALKITPGLRVNNGQISMIGRSNMNIMIDDKLVNLSGEDLTVFLKNLRSDDFKKIEVITNPSAKYDAQGNSGLINIVTKGIKTDSYNGSINSSLSQSKKSIGSGSLNLNYQKDKLTFSSNIGHSNGSIQPYQEYTLQYPNYLWSENNLKRNYFNNFNGRIAVDYKLNSKIKIGAIYYTSYNLPLTKSENNSYIYNNYNVLDSLIKNNSRIEMIRRNNSVNLYSIIKLDTIGTKINIDLDYLNYNSNTDNSFYSNSFFSNGENKPNSYFSANNYSSLNIDIITSRIDFDLPLKWIYLNFGTKFSLIKNNSNVYFYNTTSGSPSIDPLQTNEFIYNEDIQAIYFSGTKNLTKNIEMQFGLRGENAQTKGVSKTLNQINNNNYFKLFPTLSINYIVNEDKTLSLNYNKRINRPSYNLLNPFRFYSTSFNYSEGNPYLQPYYITNIELAYTYKNSYTMLYATNIENGYDQVTYVSQNSSVQRVIPNNFYNQINYGFFEGYSFSIKDFWENNSDITIFYSKTKSKIPNIVPSIDKLSSSFNSNNLFVLDKNKKIKASIDFMYQFPSLARSYNLSSYYQLNIGFKSTFLNKKMQLAINIIDILKTNKQTFTQNVNGIRQINFDYSDVRRIRFALTYNFGQNLKIDKRKSSNEEEKRRIN from the coding sequence ATGAAAATCAAAACTTTAACTTTAATAATCTTTTTATTAATTGCTTTCAACATCAATGGACAAATAAAAATTACTGGACAAATCCATAGTAATGAAAATATTCCCGTTCCTTTTGCAGAAATAATATTAGTTTCAAAAGATAGCATTCCTTTAAAAAGTGAATTATCCGATGAAAATGGAATGTTTACTATAGAAAGTGAAAGAGAGAGTTTCATTTTACAAATAAGACAAATAGGAGATATTTTATATAACAAAGAGTTTCAAATGAGCAGTAATAGTAATATAGGAATAATTAAAATTAATACAACAAAATCTTTACAAGAAGTTGTAGTCACTTTTAAAAAAAAATTAATTGAAAGAAAAGTGGATCGACTTGTCTTCAACATAGAAAACAGCGTCTCTGCAAGTGGAGGAGATGGTTTAGAAGCTTTAAAGATAACACCTGGTCTAAGAGTAAACAATGGTCAAATATCAATGATTGGGAGAAGTAATATGAATATTATGATTGATGATAAATTAGTAAACCTGTCAGGAGAGGATTTAACTGTTTTTTTAAAAAATTTAAGATCCGATGATTTTAAAAAAATTGAAGTAATAACAAATCCTTCTGCAAAATATGATGCTCAAGGTAATAGTGGCTTAATAAATATAGTAACAAAAGGTATCAAAACTGATAGTTATAATGGTTCTATTAATAGTTCACTCTCACAATCAAAAAAATCTATAGGGTCCGGCAGTTTAAATTTAAACTATCAAAAAGATAAATTGACATTTAGCTCTAACATTGGGCATTCTAATGGTAGTATTCAACCATATCAAGAATATACTCTACAATACCCTAATTATTTATGGTCTGAAAATAATTTAAAAAGAAATTATTTTAACAATTTTAATGGAAGAATAGCAGTTGACTATAAATTAAATTCAAAAATAAAAATTGGAGCTATATATTATACATCGTATAATCTACCACTCACGAAATCTGAAAACAATTCTTATATATATAATAATTACAATGTTTTAGATTCATTAATAAAAAATAATTCTAGAATTGAAATGATAAGACGGAATAACTCTGTTAACCTATATTCCATAATAAAACTTGATACAATTGGTACCAAAATCAACATTGATTTAGACTATTTGAATTATAATTCTAATACAGATAATTCTTTTTATAGCAACTCGTTTTTTTCAAATGGAGAAAATAAACCTAATAGTTATTTTTCAGCAAATAATTATAGTAGCCTTAATATAGACATTATAACATCAAGAATTGATTTTGATTTACCTTTAAAATGGATATATTTAAATTTTGGAACAAAATTTAGTCTTATAAAAAATAATAGTAATGTATACTTCTATAATACTACTTCAGGCTCTCCGTCTATAGATCCATTACAAACAAATGAGTTTATATATAATGAGGATATACAAGCAATCTATTTTTCTGGAACAAAAAATTTAACAAAAAATATAGAAATGCAATTTGGTCTAAGAGGTGAAAATGCTCAAACAAAAGGAGTTTCTAAAACGTTAAATCAAATAAATAATAATAATTATTTTAAATTATTTCCAACATTATCTATTAACTATATAGTTAATGAAGACAAAACACTTTCATTAAACTACAATAAGAGAATTAACAGGCCGTCATACAATCTTTTAAATCCATTTAGATTCTATTCTACTTCATTCAATTATTCAGAAGGAAACCCCTATTTACAACCTTATTACATTACTAACATTGAACTTGCATATACATATAAAAATTCATACACAATGTTATATGCAACAAATATTGAAAACGGCTATGATCAAGTAACTTATGTTTCCCAAAATTCATCCGTACAAAGAGTTATTCCTAATAATTTTTACAATCAAATTAATTATGGTTTTTTTGAAGGATATTCTTTTAGTATAAAAGATTTTTGGGAAAATAATTCAGATATTACAATTTTTTACTCAAAAACAAAATCAAAAATACCAAACATAGTCCCTTCTATAGATAAATTATCTAGTAGCTTTAATTCTAACAATTTATTTGTTCTAGATAAAAACAAAAAAATTAAAGCATCCATAGATTTTATGTATCAATTTCCTTCTTTAGCGAGAAGTTATAACTTATCCAGTTATTACCAACTAAACATCGGTTTTAAAAGTACTTTTTTAAACAAAAAAATGCAGCTCGCTATAAATATAATCGACATTTTAAAAACTAATAAGCAAACCTTTACTCAAAATGTAAATGGAATTAGACAAATAAACTTTGATTATTCAGATGTCAGAAGAATAAGGTTCGCATTAACTTATAATTTTGGTCAAAATTTAAAAATTGATAAACGAAAAAGCAGCAATGAAGAAGAAAAAAGAAGAATAAACTAA
- a CDS encoding DUF349 domain-containing protein: MLEEKNDNLPQADGQEKQESQENVIKINQSALDEIDNSNAEENEDDSIQDKHIIPMLDYDSLSMEELTAELDKLVHNHKVMAIKDHVEEIRKSFMNQYHDLIDEKRDEFNSSNTDENSAFEYHFPLKNKFDSVYDDYKTNRNNHYNQLQKNLKNNLTIRNEIIEDLKLLVDGNDESLSISDMFKKLNEIREQWKAAGAIPRDKYNIVWNNFHFHIERFYDLMHLDKEARDQDLKNNLEQKQGIIERAKELLSETDIMKAFRELQLLHRVWKEEIGPVDREHREIIWNEFSEITKQIHDKREIYFGQAKEREVENLARKKEIIKQINLLGNEKIHSHSGWQAQIKKMEALRENFFKAGKIPVEVTEQTWSEFKTEVRAFNANKNAFYKDIKHEQQENLNKKLALVEKAQSLKDSEDFGGTTPVMKKIQDDWKKIGHVPRKYSDKIWKDFKDACNHYFDRMHKMRNAENEEEVTAFDNKKEYLENLKTFELTGDHKIDLDAIKGHIETWKSIGKVPFNRRHIEGKFNKILDALFEKLSLSKKDTEMMKFNAKLDQWVSNEDDRSIEKEQFFIRKKIDEVQNEIFQLENNIQFISSSSKGENPFIKEVQKSIERHKDELKLWKEKLRKLRDI; the protein is encoded by the coding sequence ATGTTAGAAGAAAAGAATGATAACCTGCCTCAAGCAGACGGACAAGAAAAACAAGAGTCACAGGAAAATGTAATTAAAATCAATCAATCAGCATTAGATGAGATTGACAATTCCAATGCAGAAGAGAATGAAGACGACTCGATTCAGGATAAACATATCATACCCATGCTGGACTATGATTCTCTTTCTATGGAAGAACTTACTGCTGAATTAGATAAGTTAGTTCACAATCATAAGGTAATGGCAATTAAAGATCATGTAGAAGAAATTAGAAAATCTTTCATGAATCAATATCACGACCTTATTGATGAAAAAAGAGATGAATTTAATAGTTCAAATACTGATGAGAATTCAGCTTTTGAATATCATTTCCCTTTAAAAAATAAATTTGATAGTGTATATGATGATTATAAAACAAATAGAAATAATCATTATAATCAGCTTCAAAAAAACTTAAAAAACAATTTAACCATTCGAAACGAGATAATTGAAGATTTAAAATTACTTGTTGATGGTAACGACGAATCACTTTCTATAAGTGATATGTTTAAAAAATTAAATGAAATTCGGGAACAATGGAAAGCTGCAGGAGCAATTCCAAGAGATAAATACAACATTGTTTGGAACAACTTCCATTTCCACATTGAGCGTTTTTATGATTTAATGCATTTAGATAAAGAAGCACGAGATCAAGACCTTAAAAACAATTTAGAACAAAAACAAGGAATAATAGAGCGAGCAAAAGAATTATTGAGTGAAACCGATATAATGAAAGCGTTTCGTGAGTTACAATTATTACATCGTGTTTGGAAAGAAGAAATTGGACCTGTAGATAGAGAACATCGCGAAATTATTTGGAATGAATTTAGTGAAATAACAAAACAAATTCATGACAAACGTGAAATCTATTTTGGACAAGCAAAAGAACGTGAAGTTGAAAATTTAGCACGAAAAAAAGAGATTATAAAACAAATTAATCTTTTAGGAAACGAAAAGATACATTCACATAGTGGTTGGCAAGCGCAAATAAAGAAAATGGAAGCACTTCGTGAAAACTTTTTTAAGGCTGGGAAAATTCCTGTTGAAGTTACCGAACAAACATGGAGTGAATTCAAAACCGAAGTAAGAGCATTTAATGCAAATAAAAATGCATTTTATAAAGATATAAAACACGAACAACAAGAAAATCTAAACAAAAAACTAGCCCTTGTTGAAAAAGCCCAATCTTTAAAAGATAGTGAAGATTTTGGAGGTACAACTCCTGTGATGAAAAAAATCCAAGATGACTGGAAAAAAATAGGACATGTGCCTCGTAAATATTCAGATAAAATTTGGAAAGATTTTAAAGATGCTTGTAATCACTATTTTGATCGCATGCACAAAATGAGAAATGCAGAAAATGAAGAAGAAGTTACTGCATTTGATAATAAAAAAGAATATTTAGAAAACTTAAAAACATTTGAACTAACTGGTGATCATAAAATCGATTTAGATGCAATAAAAGGTCATATTGAAACATGGAAATCTATAGGAAAAGTTCCATTTAATAGAAGACATATTGAAGGAAAGTTTAATAAAATTTTAGATGCCTTATTTGAAAAACTTAGTCTTTCTAAAAAAGATACTGAAATGATGAAGTTTAACGCTAAGTTAGACCAGTGGGTTTCTAATGAAGATGATAGATCAATTGAAAAAGAACAATTTTTTATTAGAAAGAAAATAGACGAAGTACAAAATGAAATCTTCCAATTAGAAAATAATATTCAATTTATAAGTAGTAGTTCAAAAGGAGAAAATCCTTTTATTAAAGAGGTACAAAAAAGTATTGAACGACATAAAGATGAATTAAAATTATGGAAAGAAAAGCTAAGAAAGCTTAGAGACATATAA
- a CDS encoding shikimate dehydrogenase family protein, with the protein MSKKKKNKKQVKFGLIGKNISYSFSKKYFNDKFKLLHYDNCEYLNFDIKSIKEFPEVYLETKGLKGLNVTIPYKEEIIPYLDKLSKNAKKIGAVNTIIISKKKKLKGYNTDYYGFKKTLKPLLTEQHKKALILGTGGVSKAIAFALRKLKIEFDFVSRNPSEFELSYEEINKEIFDDYQIIINTTPLGTHPNIEEAPNLDYSLFTTNHIAYDLVYNPEETMFLKKAKENGAIIKNGYEMLIFQAEKAWEIWNG; encoded by the coding sequence ATGTCAAAGAAGAAGAAAAATAAAAAACAAGTAAAATTTGGACTAATTGGTAAAAACATTAGCTATTCTTTTTCTAAAAAATATTTCAACGATAAATTTAAACTCCTTCATTATGATAATTGTGAATATTTAAATTTTGATATTAAATCTATTAAAGAATTTCCTGAAGTTTATCTAGAAACAAAGGGGTTAAAAGGATTAAATGTAACCATTCCATACAAAGAAGAAATAATTCCATATTTAGATAAGCTATCTAAAAACGCTAAAAAAATAGGTGCCGTAAACACTATTATTATTTCAAAAAAGAAAAAACTAAAAGGCTACAACACGGATTATTATGGATTTAAAAAAACATTAAAACCATTATTAACAGAACAACATAAAAAAGCATTAATTCTAGGGACTGGAGGAGTAAGTAAAGCAATTGCTTTTGCTCTTAGAAAATTAAAAATTGAATTTGATTTTGTTTCTAGAAATCCTTCTGAGTTTGAATTATCCTATGAAGAAATAAATAAAGAAATATTTGATGACTATCAAATCATCATCAACACTACTCCTCTAGGAACTCATCCAAATATTGAAGAAGCTCCAAATTTAGATTATTCTCTATTTACTACTAATCATATTGCATACGATTTAGTCTATAATCCTGAAGAAACAATGTTTTTAAAGAAAGCTAAAGAAAATGGAGCAATCATTAAAAATGGCTATGAAATGCTTATTTTTCAAGCCGAAAAAGCATGGGAAATTTGGAATGGATGA
- a CDS encoding DUF368 domain-containing protein: MRKFFPDYLLITLKGIAMGAADVVPGVSGGTIAFISGIYQELIDSINKINFSVLKNVKKNGLKATWASINGNFLFALILGIGISILTFSKVITHLLDTQPILVWSFFFGLVIASIAFIWKEITKWSLKTYIALIIGILISYYITIAKPVESPDSFPYLFLSGFLAIIAMILPGVSGAFILLLMGSYEVVIGTINQFREGLATMNFDIIGQAMIKLMTFGLGAILGLKLFSKILTWMFNHHKNTTLTVLIGFMIGSLNKIWPWKKVLETRVNSHGEIVPFLEKSILPQHFEGNPQILTAIIMSVFGFVLIFGLEKIANRLGKN; this comes from the coding sequence ATGAGAAAATTTTTCCCCGATTATCTACTTATAACATTAAAAGGAATTGCAATGGGAGCTGCTGATGTAGTTCCAGGAGTTTCTGGAGGCACAATTGCTTTTATATCTGGAATTTACCAAGAACTAATTGATAGTATTAATAAAATTAATTTTTCTGTACTAAAAAATGTCAAAAAAAATGGTTTAAAAGCTACTTGGGCTTCAATAAATGGTAATTTCTTATTTGCTTTAATCCTTGGAATAGGAATTAGTATTTTAACCTTTTCTAAAGTAATTACACATCTTTTAGATACTCAACCTATATTAGTTTGGTCTTTCTTTTTTGGTCTTGTAATAGCTAGTATTGCATTTATATGGAAAGAAATAACAAAATGGAGTTTAAAAACATATATAGCTCTTATCATTGGTATTCTTATTTCATATTATATAACAATTGCAAAACCAGTAGAATCACCTGATAGTTTTCCTTACTTATTTTTATCTGGATTTCTAGCTATAATTGCTATGATTTTACCAGGTGTTTCAGGTGCTTTTATTTTACTTTTAATGGGCTCATATGAAGTTGTAATTGGAACCATAAATCAATTTAGAGAAGGACTAGCAACTATGAATTTTGATATTATTGGTCAGGCAATGATAAAATTAATGACTTTCGGATTAGGAGCAATTTTAGGATTAAAACTATTTTCTAAGATACTTACTTGGATGTTTAATCATCATAAAAACACAACACTTACCGTTCTAATAGGATTTATGATTGGTTCTTTAAATAAAATTTGGCCATGGAAAAAAGTACTGGAAACTCGAGTAAATAGTCATGGGGAAATTGTTCCGTTTTTAGAGAAAAGTATTTTACCGCAACATTTTGAAGGAAATCCACAAATTTTAACGGCTATAATTATGTCAGTTTTTGGATTTGTTTTAATTTTCGGATTAGAAAAAATTGCAAATCGCTTAGGCAAAAATTAA
- a CDS encoding tetratricopeptide repeat protein has protein sequence MRLSHDEEENNLSLSKFESMLKTNKVFFFDSEEFEDIILHYMDTGRMNLAKKALKLGLEQHPKSTGLRLVQVEMLVYEDRLDIAQKLLTELYAIEPNNEEIYIQQANIYSKRDQHEKAIDSLKIALDFTDDLADVYSMIGMEYLFMDNLEEAKQYFIKCLEEDNEDYSALYNIVYCFDFLDQNEEAIQYLEQFINKKPYSEVAWHQLGRQFYSLKNYEKSVWAFDYATLIDENFLGAYLEKAKGLEKLKQYKEAIECYNITMELDDPTSFALLRIGKCHEKLGNKDLALKFYLRTVHEDPLLDKAWIAITDFYIRQKNFQKAIYYVNKAIGIDGDNSLYWKRYAAIYQGMQFYEEAELGYRKAFEAGDIHLDTFVLWTNMLQELGEYETAIEILLQATEVFPEEYEIEYRLAGLYHLTANPKKGNFHLNNGLRLNFKNHTIIQEIFPLMWKKKTVQNIIEKYRN, from the coding sequence ATGAGATTGAGTCACGATGAAGAAGAAAACAACTTATCCTTATCAAAATTTGAATCTATGTTAAAAACAAATAAAGTTTTTTTCTTTGATTCAGAAGAATTTGAAGACATTATACTTCATTATATGGATACAGGTCGAATGAATTTAGCTAAAAAAGCGCTAAAACTTGGTCTAGAACAACATCCTAAATCAACAGGATTAAGGCTCGTTCAAGTTGAAATGTTAGTCTATGAAGATAGATTAGACATCGCACAAAAATTACTTACAGAATTATATGCCATTGAACCAAACAATGAAGAAATATACATTCAACAAGCTAATATTTATTCCAAACGAGATCAACATGAAAAAGCTATAGATTCATTAAAAATTGCATTAGATTTTACTGATGATTTAGCAGATGTATATTCAATGATAGGCATGGAATATCTATTCATGGATAATTTAGAGGAAGCAAAACAATATTTCATTAAATGTTTAGAAGAAGACAATGAAGATTATTCTGCGCTATATAATATTGTATATTGTTTCGATTTCTTAGATCAAAACGAAGAAGCTATTCAATATTTAGAACAATTTATTAATAAAAAACCATATAGTGAAGTTGCTTGGCATCAATTAGGAAGACAATTCTATTCCCTTAAAAATTATGAAAAATCAGTTTGGGCTTTTGATTACGCTACTTTAATTGATGAAAACTTTTTAGGTGCTTATTTAGAAAAAGCAAAAGGATTAGAAAAATTAAAACAATACAAAGAAGCTATTGAATGTTATAACATTACAATGGAATTAGATGATCCAACATCATTTGCTTTATTAAGAATTGGAAAATGTCATGAAAAATTAGGAAATAAAGATTTAGCTCTTAAGTTTTACCTAAGAACGGTACATGAAGATCCATTATTAGATAAAGCTTGGATTGCAATAACCGATTTTTATATCCGTCAAAAAAACTTCCAAAAAGCTATTTATTATGTAAACAAAGCTATAGGAATTGATGGTGACAATAGTTTGTATTGGAAGAGATATGCCGCTATTTATCAAGGAATGCAATTTTACGAAGAAGCAGAATTAGGCTATAGAAAAGCATTTGAAGCTGGAGACATTCATCTTGACACTTTTGTTCTATGGACCAATATGTTACAAGAATTAGGTGAATATGAAACTGCAATTGAAATTTTATTACAAGCAACTGAAGTTTTTCCAGAAGAATATGAAATAGAATATCGTTTAGCCGGATTATATCATCTTACAGCAAATCCCAAAAAAGGAAATTTTCATCTAAATAATGGTTTACGATTAAACTTTAAAAATCACACTATTATTCAAGAAATTTTCCCATTAATGTGGAAAAAAAAGACAGTTCAAAACATCATTGAAAAATATAGAAATTAA
- a CDS encoding aspartate aminotransferase family protein, translated as MIEDFFKYQAQTSPHPLAMEISHAKGSYIYDTEGNEYLDFVAGVSANTLGHQPKRVNDAIKTQLDLYSHVMVYGEYAQQPATQFCKLLASLLPEPLNKTYLVNSGTEAIEGALKLARRVTGRSQLISCHHAYHGNTMGSMSVMGFEERKQIFRPLIPDVDFITFNNESDLDKITTKTAGIILETIQGGAGFIQPENDFLLKVRQKCNEVGAIMILDEIQPGFGRTGKLFGFQNYNMIPDVVVMGKGMASGMPVGAFTASSEMMDLLSHDPKLGHITTFGGHPVIAAAALATLQEITETNLMQETLEKEQLFRELLIHPLIKEIRGKGLMLAVMTESPEITNQVILECHKKGVILFWLLFEGKAIRITPPLTISKEEIKKGCGIILEVLNTITL; from the coding sequence ATGATTGAAGATTTTTTCAAATACCAAGCTCAAACTTCCCCACATCCATTAGCTATGGAAATATCTCATGCAAAAGGAAGCTATATATATGATACTGAAGGAAATGAATATTTAGATTTTGTAGCAGGCGTTTCTGCAAACACTTTAGGTCATCAACCAAAACGTGTAAATGATGCAATAAAAACTCAATTAGACCTATATTCACACGTAATGGTCTATGGTGAATATGCTCAACAACCAGCAACTCAGTTTTGTAAATTATTAGCCTCTCTCCTACCTGAACCATTAAATAAAACTTATTTAGTAAATTCAGGAACAGAAGCTATTGAAGGCGCTTTAAAATTAGCACGAAGAGTTACAGGTCGAAGTCAACTTATTTCTTGTCATCATGCATATCATGGGAATACAATGGGAAGTATGAGTGTAATGGGTTTTGAAGAACGCAAACAAATTTTTCGTCCATTAATACCTGATGTAGATTTTATTACCTTTAATAACGAATCCGATTTAGATAAAATAACCACTAAAACTGCTGGTATCATTTTAGAAACCATTCAAGGCGGAGCTGGTTTTATACAACCTGAAAATGACTTCTTACTTAAAGTACGTCAAAAATGTAATGAAGTTGGTGCAATTATGATTTTAGACGAAATCCAACCAGGATTTGGTCGAACAGGTAAACTATTTGGTTTTCAAAATTATAATATGATTCCTGATGTTGTTGTAATGGGAAAAGGAATGGCTAGCGGAATGCCAGTTGGTGCATTTACTGCTTCTTCTGAAATGATGGATTTATTAAGTCACGATCCAAAATTAGGACACATTACCACTTTTGGAGGTCATCCAGTTATAGCAGCAGCAGCATTAGCGACACTTCAAGAAATAACAGAAACGAATTTAATGCAAGAAACTCTAGAAAAAGAACAACTTTTTAGAGAATTATTAATCCACCCATTAATAAAAGAAATAAGAGGAAAAGGATTAATGTTAGCAGTCATGACAGAAAGTCCTGAAATAACAAATCAAGTTATCCTAGAATGTCATAAAAAGGGCGTCATCCTTTTCTGGCTACTGTTTGAAGGTAAAGCAATACGCATAACTCCTCCTCTAACAATATCAAAAGAAGAAATAAAAAAAGGATGTGGCATCATTCTTGAAGTTCTAAATACTATAACTTTATAA